A genome region from Setaria italica strain Yugu1 chromosome III, Setaria_italica_v2.0, whole genome shotgun sequence includes the following:
- the LOC101753084 gene encoding uncharacterized protein LOC101753084, with the protein MGLLSNRIGKESLKAGDHIYSWRAAWVYAHHGIYVGDDKVIHFTRGRDQEVGTGTVIDIILVSSAPKRSDTPCPVCTNEGNDSSTETNGVVSSCLNCFLGGGALYRFEYAVNPALFLAKARGGTCTLAPSDPDEAVIRRAKYLLSNGFRCYNLFKSNCEDFAIYCKTGLLVAERGVVGQSGQAISIIGGPLAAVISTPFRLVTTNIYGMAVMAVGVYCASRYAADIGNRRDVVKVEVEDLTAGLASGRIRAVENIAQLVVPAESPAAATIAA; encoded by the exons ATGGGTCTCCTCTCCAACAG GATTGGGAAGGAGAGCCTCAAGGCGGGGGATCACATCTACTCGTGGAGGGCCGCCTGGGTCTACGCGCATCACG GAATATATGTGGGTGATGATAAGGTGATCCATTTCACAAGAGGAAGGGACCAGGAGGTTGGAACAGGAACTGTCATTGATATTATTCTTGTGAGTTCTGCACCGAAACGAAGCGACACGCCATGTCCGGTATGCACCAACGAAGGCAATGACAGCAGCACGGAGACAAATGGCGTAGTATCCTCTTGTCTGAACTGCTTCCTGGGTGGGGGTGCCCTCTACCGTTTTGAGTATGCGGTCAACCCAGCTCTCTTCCTTGCCAAAGCGCGAGGAGGGACGTGCACGCTTGCTCCCTCTGACCCTGATGAGGCGGTGATCCGCCGTGCCAAGTACTTGCTGAGCAACGGTTTCAGGTGCTACAATCTGTTCAAGAGCAACTGCGAAGACTTTGCAATATACTGCAAGACTGGCCTCCTTGTGGCGGAGCGGGGTGTTGTTGGGCAGAGCGGGCAGGCCATCTCCATTATTGGTGGACCTCTCGCTGCAGTAATCTCAACCCCGTTCCGCCTGGTCACCACAAACATCTACGGAATGGCAGTGATGGCCGTCGGGGTGTACTGTGCCAGCAGGTACGCAGCCGACATTGGCAACCGCCGCGATGTGGTGAAAGTGGAAGTCGAGGACCTGACTGCGGGACTGGCGAGCGGCAGGATTCGTGCGGTGGAGAACATCGCCCAGCTGGTGGTTCCTGCAGAAAGCCCGGCAGCAGCCACAATCGCAGCTTAA